Proteins encoded by one window of Chromobacterium violaceum ATCC 12472:
- a CDS encoding M3 family metallopeptidase, whose product MNANPLLQDWTTPHQLPPFEQIRPEHFEPAFDALFAEHLAEIDALAARAEPADFDNTAAAFDRCGLKLERAQLLLDNLTASETSPELQEVERRMAPKLAGHRSRVYMHEGFFARLDAVHARRDSLGLSEEQGRLLDLIHRDFVRAGAKLQGDDRRRYADIVSRLAELTTAFSQNVLADESEYALQLGEADLAGLPPFLLDAARAAAEARGLPGWAITLSRSSIVPFLTFSARRELRETAWRAWTGRGEHPERDNRPLARQILALRVEQAGLLGYASFADYAIANRMAGTPAAVHALMDQVWEPAKARFEAEKAMLREEAAKLGEPADIQPWDWFYLAEKVRIARYALDDAEIKPYFGLDNMIAAMFDVAGRLFGLEFAERHDLKLYHPDVRAWDVSRGGKVIGLFLGDNYARQNKRGGAWMHVYRWQARNGGVALPIVVNNNNFAKSGRGQTLLSFDDVRTLFHEFGHGLHGLLSDVEYRLLASPNCPWDYVELPSQLMENWALVPEVLEKHARHAQTGAAIPAELVAKIKAARHFNQGFETVRYAASTLIDLALHERADAEGVDIAAFEAAERERLGIPPAAGMNHRPPHFGHIFSDDAYAAGYYVYMWAEVLEAEAFAAFEEAGDPFDPELADKLYRHIYSAGDAREQRAAFRAFRGRDPQAEAMLKNRGLL is encoded by the coding sequence ATGAACGCCAATCCCCTGCTGCAAGACTGGACCACCCCGCACCAGTTGCCCCCGTTCGAGCAGATCCGTCCCGAGCACTTCGAACCGGCCTTCGACGCGCTGTTCGCCGAACACCTGGCCGAGATCGACGCGCTGGCGGCGCGGGCGGAACCCGCCGACTTCGACAACACCGCCGCCGCCTTCGATCGCTGCGGCCTGAAGCTGGAGCGCGCCCAACTGCTGCTGGACAACCTGACCGCGTCGGAAACCTCGCCCGAGCTGCAGGAAGTGGAGCGCCGGATGGCGCCCAAGCTGGCCGGCCACCGCAGCCGCGTATACATGCACGAGGGTTTCTTCGCCCGGCTCGACGCCGTCCATGCCCGGCGGGACAGCCTGGGGCTGAGCGAGGAACAGGGCCGGCTGCTGGACCTGATCCACCGCGACTTCGTCCGCGCCGGCGCCAAGCTGCAAGGCGACGACCGCCGGCGTTACGCCGACATCGTGTCCCGGCTGGCCGAACTGACCACCGCCTTCAGCCAAAACGTGCTGGCCGACGAAAGCGAATACGCGCTGCAGCTGGGCGAGGCCGACCTCGCCGGCCTGCCTCCCTTCCTGCTGGACGCCGCCCGCGCAGCGGCCGAAGCGCGCGGCTTGCCGGGCTGGGCGATCACGCTGTCGCGCTCGTCCATCGTGCCCTTCCTCACCTTCTCCGCCCGCCGCGAGCTGCGCGAAACCGCTTGGCGCGCCTGGACCGGCCGCGGCGAACACCCGGAGCGCGACAACCGTCCGCTGGCCAGGCAGATCCTGGCGCTGCGCGTCGAGCAGGCCGGGCTGCTCGGCTACGCCAGCTTCGCCGACTATGCGATCGCCAACCGCATGGCCGGCACCCCGGCCGCGGTCCACGCGCTGATGGACCAGGTGTGGGAGCCGGCCAAGGCCCGCTTCGAAGCGGAAAAAGCGATGCTGCGCGAAGAGGCCGCCAAGCTCGGCGAGCCGGCCGACATCCAGCCCTGGGACTGGTTTTACCTGGCGGAGAAAGTGCGTATCGCCCGCTACGCGCTGGACGACGCCGAGATCAAGCCCTACTTCGGCCTGGACAATATGATCGCCGCGATGTTCGACGTCGCCGGCCGCCTGTTCGGCCTCGAGTTCGCCGAACGGCACGACCTCAAGCTCTACCACCCCGACGTGCGCGCCTGGGACGTCAGCCGCGGCGGCAAGGTGATCGGCCTGTTCCTAGGCGACAACTACGCCCGCCAGAACAAGCGCGGCGGCGCCTGGATGCATGTCTACCGCTGGCAGGCCCGCAACGGCGGCGTGGCGCTGCCCATCGTCGTCAACAACAACAACTTCGCCAAGTCCGGCCGCGGCCAGACGCTGCTGAGCTTCGACGACGTGCGCACGCTGTTCCACGAATTCGGCCACGGCCTGCACGGCCTGCTGTCCGATGTCGAATACCGGCTGCTGGCCAGCCCCAACTGCCCATGGGACTACGTCGAGCTGCCGTCGCAGCTGATGGAGAACTGGGCGCTGGTGCCGGAGGTGCTGGAAAAACACGCCCGCCACGCGCAAACCGGCGCGGCCATCCCGGCCGAACTGGTCGCCAAGATCAAGGCGGCGCGCCACTTCAACCAGGGCTTCGAAACGGTGCGCTACGCCGCGTCCACGCTGATCGACCTGGCGCTGCACGAGCGCGCCGACGCCGAGGGCGTCGACATCGCCGCCTTCGAGGCGGCGGAGCGCGAGCGGCTGGGCATCCCGCCGGCGGCCGGCATGAATCACCGCCCGCCCCACTTCGGCCATATCTTCTCCGACGACGCCTACGCCGCCGGCTACTACGTCTACATGTGGGCGGAAGTGCTGGAAGCCGAAGCGTTCGCCGCGTTCGAGGAAGCCGGCGACCCGTTTGATCCGGAACTGGCGGACAAGCTGTACCGCCACATCTACAGCGCCGGCGACGCCCGCGAGCAGCGCGCCGCCTTCCGCGCCTTCCGCGGCCGCGATCCGCAAGCGGAAGCGATGCTGAAAAACCGCGGCCTGCTGTAA
- the ppa gene encoding inorganic diphosphatase, giving the protein MNLASIGPGKDMPGDFNVVIEISANAAPIKYEFDKDWNTLVVDRFMGTSMMYPANYGFVPQTLAGDGDPVDVLVVTPFPLPPGVVVRCRALGLIKMEDDGGVDAKLVAVPVEKLCPMYKSIQKLEDLPELLRNQMVHFFEHYKDLEKGKWVKIQGWGTLEDAKTELVEGIERFGK; this is encoded by the coding sequence ATGAACCTCGCAAGCATCGGCCCGGGCAAGGACATGCCGGGCGACTTCAACGTCGTCATCGAAATCTCCGCCAACGCCGCTCCGATCAAGTACGAATTCGACAAGGACTGGAACACGCTGGTGGTGGACCGCTTCATGGGCACCTCCATGATGTACCCGGCCAACTACGGTTTCGTGCCGCAAACCCTGGCCGGCGACGGCGATCCGGTGGACGTGCTGGTGGTCACGCCGTTCCCGTTGCCGCCGGGCGTGGTGGTGCGCTGCCGCGCGCTGGGCCTGATCAAGATGGAAGACGACGGCGGCGTGGACGCCAAGCTGGTCGCCGTCCCGGTCGAGAAGCTGTGCCCGATGTACAAGTCCATCCAGAAACTGGAAGACCTGCCGGAACTGCTGCGCAACCAGATGGTGCACTTCTTCGAGCACTACAAGGACCTGGAAAAGGGCAAGTGGGTCAAGATCCAGGGCTGGGGCACGCTGGAAGACGCCAAGACCGAACTGGTCGAAGGCATCGAACGCTTCGGCAAGTAA
- the coq7 gene encoding 2-polyprenyl-3-methyl-6-methoxy-1,4-benzoquinone monooxygenase, producing MLDKLITELDKGLRTLCAPAHSGRAHPDQDIAEADLSAAEKKHALGLMRVNHCGEVCAQALYQGQALTARDASAREALRQAAQEEVEHLAWTERRIRELGGRPSLLNPLWYTGSLALGVAAGVLGDKWNLGFLQETERQVGAHLDSHLSALPPDDARSRAIVRQMRDDELQHAEMAHELGAAELPAPVKAAMKLSAKVMTGSSYRV from the coding sequence ATGCTGGACAAGTTGATCACCGAACTGGACAAGGGGCTGCGCACGCTCTGCGCGCCGGCGCACAGCGGCCGCGCGCATCCGGACCAGGATATCGCCGAGGCGGATCTTTCCGCGGCGGAGAAGAAGCATGCCTTGGGACTGATGCGGGTCAATCACTGCGGCGAGGTGTGCGCGCAGGCGCTGTACCAGGGGCAGGCATTGACCGCGCGCGACGCGTCGGCGCGCGAGGCGCTGCGCCAGGCGGCGCAGGAAGAGGTGGAGCACCTGGCCTGGACCGAGCGCCGCATCCGCGAGCTGGGCGGCAGGCCCAGCCTGCTCAATCCGCTGTGGTACACCGGCTCGCTGGCGCTGGGCGTGGCGGCCGGCGTGCTGGGCGACAAATGGAATCTGGGCTTCCTGCAGGAAACCGAGCGCCAGGTCGGCGCCCATCTGGACAGCCATCTGAGCGCCTTGCCGCCGGATGACGCCCGAAGCCGCGCCATCGTCCGCCAGATGCGCGACGACGAGTTGCAGCACGCCGAAATGGCGCATGAGCTGGGCGCGGCGGAATTGCCCGCGCCCGTGAAGGCGGCGATGAAGCTGTCGGCCAAGGTGATGACCGGCAGCAGCTACCGCGTGTAA
- a CDS encoding LysR substrate-binding domain-containing protein, whose product MTLTELRYIVAVARERHFGRAAQSCFVSQPTLSIAIKKLEDELGITLFERGGQEVAVTEIGERIIEQSQRVLEEAEAVKRLAGEHQNELAGPLKLGVIFTISPYLLPKLIPALRILAPDMPLILEENYTSRLAEMLKRGEVDAIIVADPFEETGIEAWPLYDEPFVVATPKGHPWEKQQAIQPCQLAEESVLLLTQGNCFRDQVLQTCSELSARQNHGNNLASALQGSSLNTIRHMVASGMGVTVMPATSVGSGDESLLSIVPFDSPAPQRRVLLVTRKQFFRKKAIETLRQAVFRSGLPDVVMLEGEPKLA is encoded by the coding sequence ATGACGCTGACCGAACTGCGCTACATCGTGGCGGTGGCGCGCGAGCGCCACTTCGGCCGCGCGGCCCAGAGCTGCTTCGTCAGCCAGCCGACGCTGTCGATCGCCATCAAGAAGCTGGAAGACGAGCTGGGCATCACCCTGTTTGAACGCGGCGGCCAGGAAGTGGCCGTCACCGAGATAGGCGAGCGCATCATCGAGCAGTCCCAGCGCGTGCTGGAGGAGGCCGAAGCGGTCAAGCGCCTGGCCGGAGAGCACCAGAACGAGCTGGCCGGGCCGCTGAAGCTGGGCGTGATCTTCACGATCAGCCCCTACCTGCTGCCCAAGCTGATTCCGGCGCTGCGCATCCTGGCGCCGGACATGCCGCTGATCCTGGAGGAGAACTACACCTCCCGGCTGGCAGAAATGCTCAAGCGCGGCGAGGTCGACGCCATCATCGTCGCCGATCCTTTCGAAGAAACCGGCATCGAGGCCTGGCCGCTGTACGACGAGCCCTTCGTCGTCGCCACGCCCAAGGGCCATCCCTGGGAAAAGCAGCAGGCGATCCAGCCCTGCCAGCTGGCCGAGGAAAGCGTGCTGCTGCTGACTCAGGGCAACTGCTTCCGCGACCAGGTGCTGCAGACCTGCAGCGAGCTGTCCGCCCGGCAGAACCACGGCAACAATCTGGCCAGCGCGCTGCAGGGCAGCTCGCTGAACACGATACGCCACATGGTGGCCAGCGGCATGGGCGTCACCGTGATGCCGGCCACCTCGGTCGGCTCCGGAGATGAATCGCTGCTGTCCATCGTGCCCTTCGACTCGCCGGCGCCGCAGCGCCGCGTGCTGCTGGTGACGCGCAAGCAGTTCTTCCGCAAGAAGGCGATCGAGACGCTGCGCCAAGCGGTGTTCCGCTCAGGCCTGCCCGATGTCGTCATGCTGGAAGGCGAGCCGAAGCTGGCATGA
- the frdA gene encoding fumarate reductase (quinol) flavoprotein subunit translates to MKTCQADVVIVGAGGAGLRAAIAAAQFDPKLKIALVSKVYPMRSHTVAAEGGSAAVKQDHDSFDAHFHDTVAGGDWLCEQDVVEYFVRQCPEEMVQLEHWGCPWSRKDDGSVNVRAFGGMKIERTWFAADKTGFHMLHTLFQTSIQFPQIQRFDEYFCADLIVEDGQARGVLAIEIASGESVLIEAGAVVMATGGAGRVFRENTNGGIVTGDGMALAYRHGVPLRDMEFVQYHPTCMPRTGLLFTEACRGEGGLLINKDGYRYLQDYGLGPAEDKPRNKFMELGPRDRLSQAFWYEQQKGRTVQGPWGSAVYLDLRHLGHAKLRERLPQICELAEEFLGIDPAKEPIPVRPAVHYTMGGILVDGHCAAPMPGLYAAGECSSVGIHGANRLGSNSLAELSVFGKVAGVEAARFARDCKPAKRESLLKQAEAVQARLHALRAKDGTERIADLRREMAETMEAGCGIYRMEDSMRATCDKLAELKQRFRNVNVEDKSSVWNSDWLLAIELGYQLDVAEAMAHSALHRKESRGAHQRLDGFEQRDDANFLKHSHAIYQPDAGPRIEYGAVKITTSQPGVRAYGAAGVAAEQGEQA, encoded by the coding sequence GTGAAGACCTGCCAAGCAGACGTAGTGATTGTCGGCGCCGGCGGCGCCGGCCTGAGGGCGGCCATCGCCGCCGCGCAGTTCGATCCCAAGCTCAAGATCGCCCTGGTGTCCAAGGTGTATCCGATGCGCAGCCACACGGTGGCGGCGGAGGGCGGATCGGCAGCGGTGAAGCAGGATCATGACAGCTTCGACGCCCACTTCCACGACACCGTGGCCGGCGGCGACTGGCTGTGCGAACAGGACGTGGTCGAGTATTTCGTCCGCCAGTGTCCGGAAGAGATGGTGCAGCTGGAGCATTGGGGCTGTCCGTGGAGCCGCAAGGACGACGGCAGCGTCAACGTGCGCGCCTTCGGCGGCATGAAGATAGAGCGGACCTGGTTCGCCGCCGACAAGACCGGCTTCCACATGCTGCACACGCTGTTCCAGACCTCGATCCAGTTTCCTCAGATCCAGCGTTTCGACGAATACTTCTGCGCCGACCTGATCGTCGAGGATGGCCAGGCGCGCGGCGTGCTGGCCATCGAGATCGCCAGCGGCGAATCCGTCTTGATCGAGGCCGGCGCGGTGGTGATGGCCACCGGCGGCGCCGGGCGGGTGTTCCGCGAAAACACCAATGGCGGCATCGTCACCGGCGACGGCATGGCGCTGGCCTACCGCCACGGCGTGCCGCTCAGGGACATGGAGTTTGTCCAGTACCACCCTACTTGCATGCCGCGCACCGGGCTGTTGTTCACCGAGGCCTGCCGCGGCGAGGGCGGCCTGTTGATCAACAAGGACGGCTACCGCTACCTGCAGGACTATGGACTGGGGCCGGCCGAGGACAAGCCGCGCAACAAGTTCATGGAGCTGGGCCCGCGCGACCGCCTGAGCCAGGCCTTCTGGTACGAGCAGCAGAAGGGCCGCACCGTGCAGGGACCATGGGGTTCCGCCGTATACCTGGACCTGCGCCACCTGGGCCATGCCAAGCTGCGCGAGCGGCTGCCGCAAATCTGCGAACTGGCCGAGGAGTTCCTGGGCATCGATCCGGCCAAGGAACCGATCCCGGTGCGGCCGGCAGTGCACTACACCATGGGCGGCATCCTGGTGGACGGACATTGCGCCGCGCCCATGCCTGGCTTGTACGCGGCGGGCGAGTGCTCCAGCGTCGGCATCCACGGCGCCAATCGTCTCGGCTCCAATTCGCTGGCCGAGCTGTCGGTGTTCGGCAAGGTGGCCGGCGTCGAGGCCGCGCGTTTCGCACGCGACTGCAAACCCGCCAAGCGGGAGTCGCTGCTGAAGCAGGCGGAGGCGGTCCAGGCCCGCCTGCATGCGCTGCGGGCCAAGGACGGCACCGAGCGCATCGCCGATTTGCGTCGCGAAATGGCGGAAACCATGGAGGCAGGCTGCGGCATCTACCGCATGGAAGACAGCATGCGCGCCACCTGCGACAAGCTGGCCGAGCTCAAGCAACGCTTCCGGAACGTCAATGTGGAAGATAAATCCAGCGTGTGGAACAGCGACTGGCTGCTGGCCATCGAGCTGGGCTACCAGCTGGACGTGGCCGAGGCGATGGCGCATTCGGCGCTGCACCGCAAGGAATCGCGCGGCGCCCACCAGCGGCTGGACGGCTTCGAGCAGCGCGACGATGCCAACTTCCTCAAGCACAGCCACGCCATTTATCAGCCGGATGCCGGGCCGCGCATCGAGTACGGCGCAGTGAAGATCACCACGTCCCAACCCGGCGTGCGCGCCTATGGCGCGGCGGGGGTGGCCGCAGAACAAGGAGAACAGGCATGA
- the minD gene encoding septum site-determining protein MinD, translating to MAKIIVVTSGKGGVGKTTTSASFASGLALRGHKTAVIDFDVGLRNLDLIMGCERRVVYDLINVVNGEASLNQALIKDKHCDNLYILPASQTRDKDALTIEGVEKVLKDLEEAGFDYIVCDSPAGIEKGALMSLYFADEALIVTNPEVSSVRDSDRILGILSSKSKRAEENREPVKEHLLITRYAPGRVDKGEMLSVDDVKEILRVPLIGVIPESQSVLQASNSGTPAIHLKGSDVAEAYGDVISRFLGEERPMRFLDAPKVGILKRLFGG from the coding sequence GTGGCAAAAATCATCGTTGTGACATCCGGCAAGGGTGGCGTAGGCAAAACCACCACCAGCGCGAGCTTCGCCTCCGGCCTGGCACTGCGCGGCCACAAAACTGCCGTGATCGACTTCGACGTCGGCCTGCGCAACCTGGACCTGATCATGGGCTGCGAACGCCGCGTGGTGTACGACCTGATCAACGTGGTCAACGGCGAAGCCAGCCTGAACCAGGCGCTGATCAAGGACAAGCACTGCGACAATCTCTACATCCTCCCGGCCTCCCAAACCCGCGACAAGGACGCGCTGACGATAGAAGGCGTGGAGAAGGTGCTGAAGGACCTGGAAGAAGCCGGCTTCGACTACATCGTCTGCGACTCACCCGCCGGCATCGAGAAGGGCGCGCTGATGTCGCTCTACTTCGCCGACGAGGCGCTGATCGTCACCAATCCGGAAGTGTCGTCGGTGCGCGACTCCGACCGCATCCTGGGCATCCTGTCGTCCAAGTCCAAGCGCGCCGAGGAGAACCGGGAGCCGGTGAAGGAGCACCTGCTGATCACCCGCTACGCGCCGGGCCGCGTGGACAAGGGCGAAATGCTTTCGGTGGACGACGTGAAGGAAATCCTGCGCGTGCCGCTGATCGGCGTCATCCCCGAATCCCAGAGCGTGCTGCAGGCATCCAACTCCGGCACCCCCGCCATCCACCTGAAGGGCAGCGACGTGGCCGAAGCCTACGGCGACGTGATCTCGCGCTTCCTGGGCGAAGAACGCCCGATGCGCTTCCTGGACGCCCCCAAGGTGGGCATCCTCAAGCGCCTGTTCGGAGGTTAA
- a CDS encoding phasin family protein, whose product MFTTTQELSALGQSQFDKAVRLSSIVLAGAERFASLQLDLSRKLLNDNAETFKALSEVKDAKTLGELQSNLAQPALDQAFSAARNVYDAALVTQNELSSFVEEQIAENSKALQSGLDRLSKNAPAGSDIAVAALKTLLNTSTAAFESVSKTAKKVSAEIAEAGVEAATNSAKAASAAVSRSKKTASSAA is encoded by the coding sequence ATGTTTACCACTACCCAGGAACTCTCCGCCCTCGGCCAGTCGCAGTTCGACAAGGCCGTCCGCCTGTCCTCGATCGTTCTGGCCGGCGCCGAGCGTTTCGCCAGCCTGCAGCTGGACCTGTCCCGCAAACTGCTGAACGACAATGCCGAGACCTTCAAGGCGCTGAGCGAAGTGAAGGACGCCAAAACGCTGGGCGAACTGCAGAGCAACCTGGCGCAGCCGGCGCTGGACCAGGCTTTTTCCGCAGCCCGCAATGTCTACGACGCCGCGCTGGTCACCCAGAACGAGCTGAGCAGCTTCGTCGAAGAGCAGATCGCCGAGAACAGCAAGGCGCTGCAGTCCGGCCTGGACCGCCTGTCCAAGAACGCGCCGGCCGGCTCAGACATCGCCGTCGCCGCGCTGAAGACCCTGCTGAACACCTCCACCGCCGCGTTTGAAAGCGTGTCCAAGACCGCGAAAAAAGTGAGCGCCGAGATCGCCGAAGCCGGCGTCGAAGCCGCCACCAATTCCGCGAAGGCCGCCAGCGCCGCCGTGTCCCGCAGCAAGAAGACCGCTTCTAGCGCCGCCTGA
- a CDS encoding succinate dehydrogenase/fumarate reductase iron-sulfur subunit produces MTDKTIHIEVLRYRPEQDKEPWLQGFDVPYSDDMSVLQGLQYIRDYLDGTLAFRWSCRQAICGSCGMMVDGVPKLACKTFLRDYPGRVRIEPLNHFPIERDLVVVLDDFIDKLESITPYIVPKEDKPLSEGEYQQTPAQMDWYAQFSGCINCLLCYAACPQYGLNSDFLGPGAIALLHRYNQDSRDGASEQRMALLAAQEGVFNCTAVGYCSEVCPKAVDPANAVNLNKTEVAKDYFLRFVRPKGACQ; encoded by the coding sequence ATGACGGACAAAACCATCCATATCGAGGTGCTGCGCTACCGGCCCGAGCAGGACAAGGAGCCGTGGCTGCAAGGCTTCGACGTGCCGTACAGCGACGACATGTCGGTGCTGCAGGGCCTGCAATACATCCGCGATTATCTCGACGGCACGCTGGCCTTCCGTTGGTCCTGCCGCCAGGCCATCTGCGGCAGTTGCGGCATGATGGTGGACGGCGTGCCCAAGCTCGCCTGCAAGACCTTTCTGCGCGACTATCCGGGCAGGGTGCGCATCGAGCCCTTGAACCACTTCCCGATCGAGCGCGATCTGGTGGTGGTGCTGGACGACTTCATCGACAAACTCGAAAGCATCACGCCCTATATCGTGCCCAAGGAAGACAAGCCCTTGTCCGAGGGCGAGTACCAGCAGACGCCGGCGCAGATGGACTGGTACGCCCAGTTCAGCGGCTGCATCAATTGCCTGCTGTGCTACGCCGCCTGTCCGCAATACGGCCTGAACTCGGATTTCCTCGGCCCCGGCGCCATCGCGCTCTTGCACCGCTACAACCAGGACAGCCGCGATGGCGCGTCCGAACAGCGCATGGCGCTGCTGGCGGCGCAGGAGGGCGTGTTCAACTGCACGGCTGTGGGTTACTGCTCGGAAGTCTGTCCCAAGGCGGTGGACCCGGCCAATGCGGTCAACCTGAACAAGACCGAAGTGGCCAAGGACTATTTCCTGCGATTCGTCAGACCTAAGGGAGCATGCCAATGA
- the minE gene encoding cell division topological specificity factor MinE, whose protein sequence is MSLIDMIFGKRQKSAAIARERLQIILAHERNGRHAPDYLPALQRELMEVISKYVSVNLEDIKVQVERQDDYEVLEVNIVLPEHQR, encoded by the coding sequence ATGTCACTGATTGATATGATTTTTGGCAAGCGCCAGAAATCCGCCGCCATCGCCCGCGAACGTCTGCAGATCATCCTGGCGCACGAGCGCAACGGCCGCCACGCGCCCGACTATCTGCCCGCGCTGCAGCGCGAGCTGATGGAAGTGATTTCCAAGTACGTGTCCGTCAACCTGGAAGACATCAAGGTTCAGGTCGAGCGCCAGGACGACTACGAGGTCCTGGAAGTCAACATCGTGCTGCCGGAGCACCAACGCTAA
- a CDS encoding anaerobic C4-dicarboxylate transporter produces the protein MWTFWIEFALLLTAILIGIRRGGVALGMIGGLGVAVMAFVFRVAPAEPPITVMLIILAVVTASATLQVAGGLDFLVQQAERLMRRHPQQITFLAPLSTFLLTMCVGTGHAVYSLLPVIADVSLKTKIRPERPMAMASVASQMGITASPAAAAVTTLLALTAKSGQPLSLWQILIVTIPAGLVGVLAAAFWSLRRGAELDQDPEYQARLLDPDFRASIEKSVTTLDKTLPAHAKPAVVLFFSGILLVVLLALFPHWLPLDGKGKPVPMTTAVQFVMLAFGAFILFLSKAKAAVIARSEVFTAGMIAVVSIFGIAWMSDTFVKANEAFLVDNIKVMVAYAPWTFALAMFAVSAFVKSQAATLTIMVPFGLALGLTPHQLLAIMPSCYAYFFFAFYPSDLAAINMDRSGTTRIGKYLLNHSFMMPGLIGVGVSTLAAYALTHFYF, from the coding sequence ATGTGGACTTTCTGGATTGAATTCGCGTTGCTGCTGACCGCCATCCTGATCGGGATACGGCGCGGCGGCGTGGCGCTGGGGATGATAGGCGGCTTGGGCGTCGCGGTGATGGCCTTCGTGTTCCGGGTGGCGCCGGCCGAGCCGCCGATCACGGTGATGTTGATCATCCTGGCGGTGGTGACCGCGTCGGCCACGCTGCAGGTGGCGGGCGGGCTGGACTTCCTGGTGCAGCAGGCGGAGCGGCTGATGCGCAGGCATCCGCAGCAGATCACCTTCCTCGCGCCCTTGTCCACCTTTCTGCTCACCATGTGCGTCGGCACCGGCCACGCCGTGTATTCGCTGCTGCCGGTGATCGCCGACGTGTCGCTGAAAACCAAGATCCGCCCGGAGCGGCCGATGGCGATGGCCAGCGTGGCCTCGCAGATGGGCATCACCGCCAGCCCGGCGGCGGCGGCGGTGACCACGCTGCTGGCGCTGACCGCCAAGAGCGGGCAGCCGCTGAGCTTGTGGCAGATTCTGATCGTGACCATTCCGGCCGGTTTGGTCGGCGTGCTGGCCGCCGCCTTCTGGAGCCTGAGGCGCGGCGCCGAACTGGATCAGGATCCGGAATACCAGGCGCGGCTGCTGGACCCGGATTTCCGCGCGTCGATAGAAAAATCGGTGACCACGCTGGACAAGACGCTGCCCGCCCACGCCAAGCCGGCGGTGGTCCTGTTCTTCTCCGGCATTTTGCTGGTGGTGCTGCTGGCGCTGTTCCCGCACTGGCTGCCGCTGGACGGCAAGGGCAAGCCGGTGCCGATGACGACGGCGGTGCAGTTCGTGATGCTGGCCTTCGGCGCCTTCATCCTGTTCCTGTCCAAGGCCAAGGCCGCCGTGATCGCCCGCTCCGAAGTATTTACCGCCGGCATGATCGCCGTGGTGTCCATCTTCGGCATCGCCTGGATGAGCGACACCTTCGTCAAGGCCAACGAGGCCTTCCTGGTCGACAACATCAAGGTGATGGTGGCCTACGCGCCGTGGACCTTCGCGCTGGCGATGTTCGCGGTGTCGGCCTTCGTCAAGAGCCAGGCCGCCACGCTGACCATCATGGTGCCGTTCGGCCTGGCGCTGGGGCTGACCCCGCACCAGTTGCTGGCCATCATGCCGTCCTGTTACGCCTATTTCTTTTTCGCCTTTTATCCCAGCGACCTGGCGGCCATCAATATGGACCGCAGCGGCACCACCCGCATCGGCAAATATCTGCTCAACCACAGTTTCATGATGCCGGGCCTGATCGGGGTGGGCGTGTCCACGTTGGCGGCCTACGCATTGACACATTTTTATTTCTGA
- the minC gene encoding septum site-determining protein MinC — protein sequence MSPVANAFDIKSASLDLLALLLRTDNLDELSQALDARFGDTSDAPAEAFVLDVEALPNPTELDLGRLLPLLSRRGIRAVALRHPDNALAAVASRYGLAFANSAAQPRSAQAAAEPAPKAAVESAAAPASAPTMIIDRPVRAGQQIYAKGGDLVVLAMVSAGAEVIADGNIHVYAPLRGRALAGARGNHAARIFARSMEAELVSIAGVYRTIEQALPDSILGKPTQIYLENERLVMTALGE from the coding sequence ATGAGCCCCGTGGCCAACGCCTTTGACATTAAATCCGCCAGCCTCGATCTGCTGGCGCTCTTGCTGCGCACCGACAACCTGGACGAACTGAGCCAGGCGCTGGATGCGCGTTTCGGCGACACCAGCGACGCCCCGGCCGAAGCCTTCGTGCTCGACGTGGAAGCGCTGCCCAATCCGACCGAGCTGGACCTCGGCCGCCTGCTGCCGCTGCTCAGCCGCCGCGGCATCCGCGCGGTCGCGCTGCGCCACCCGGACAACGCGCTGGCCGCCGTCGCCAGCCGTTATGGCCTCGCCTTCGCCAACAGCGCCGCCCAGCCGCGCTCGGCGCAGGCCGCCGCGGAACCGGCGCCCAAAGCCGCCGTCGAATCGGCAGCGGCCCCTGCTTCCGCGCCGACCATGATCATCGACCGGCCGGTGCGCGCCGGCCAGCAGATCTACGCCAAGGGCGGAGACCTGGTGGTGCTGGCGATGGTCAGCGCTGGCGCCGAAGTCATCGCCGACGGCAACATACACGTTTATGCACCTTTGCGCGGTCGCGCCCTGGCCGGCGCGCGCGGCAACCACGCCGCCCGCATCTTCGCCCGCAGCATGGAGGCCGAGCTGGTATCCATCGCCGGCGTGTACCGCACGATCGAGCAAGCCTTGCCGGACAGCATTCTGGGCAAGCCCACCCAAATCTATCTTGAGAACGAGCGGCTGGTGATGACCGCGCTCGGCGAGTAA